A part of Desulfofundulus salinus genomic DNA contains:
- the ruvX gene encoding Holliday junction resolvase RuvX: protein MRILGLDVGEKTIGVAVSDPLGWTAQGIGVVRRDRPDGHVMAELKKLVQDYQVELIVVGLPRNMNGTLGRQGQMVLDFARQIGAELGLPVETWDERLSTASAERILLAADVSRAKRKKIIDKMAAAVILQGYLDSRNKKAGNGEN from the coding sequence TTGCGGATATTGGGATTGGACGTAGGAGAAAAAACCATTGGAGTGGCGGTAAGCGATCCCCTGGGGTGGACGGCTCAAGGAATAGGGGTCGTTCGCCGGGACCGGCCAGATGGCCACGTGATGGCGGAATTAAAAAAACTGGTTCAGGATTACCAGGTGGAGCTAATAGTGGTGGGCTTGCCCCGCAATATGAACGGTACCCTCGGCAGGCAGGGTCAAATGGTGCTCGATTTTGCCCGCCAAATCGGTGCCGAACTGGGCCTGCCGGTAGAAACATGGGACGAGCGTCTCAGTACCGCCAGTGCGGAAAGGATTTTGCTGGCTGCCGATGTCAGCCGGGCCAAACGTAAGAAAATAATTGATAAAATGGCAGCGGCAGTTATTTTGCAGGGCTATTTGGATTCCCGGAATAAAAAGGCCGGAAATGGGGAAAATTAA
- a CDS encoding peptidase U32 family protein yields the protein MAVPELLAPAGDLEKLQAAVIYGADAVYLGGKRFGLRERAGNFTLEEMAVGVDFAHARGVKVYVTVNIFAHNRDLDELPHYLKQLEQIGVDAVIISDPGVLALAREITPGLPVHLSTQANTTNWMAARFWQEQGVSRIVLARELTLDEIREIRRQVQVPLEVFVHGAMCISYSGRCLLSNYMTGRDANRGDCAQACRWRYALVEEKRPGEYFPVEEGSRGTYILSSRDLCLLEYIPQLVEAGVDSLKIEGRVKSVHYVATVVSVYRQALDACRADPARFQVQTRWLEELGKVSHREYTSGFFTGTPAKAAQGAVDSIYRRPYTFVGVVRDYDPARGLALVEQRNRFARGEELEVLLPGGQTFSFVLTGLYNEEMSPIDAAPHPRQRVFLSLPRPVQPWSLLRRREEYNN from the coding sequence ATGGCTGTTCCGGAACTCCTGGCTCCGGCCGGGGATCTGGAAAAATTGCAGGCAGCCGTGATTTACGGCGCCGATGCCGTTTACCTGGGAGGGAAACGGTTTGGTTTGCGGGAAAGGGCGGGTAACTTTACCCTGGAGGAAATGGCTGTGGGAGTGGATTTCGCCCATGCCCGGGGAGTGAAGGTTTATGTTACGGTGAACATCTTTGCCCACAACCGGGATCTTGATGAACTGCCGCATTATTTAAAACAACTGGAACAAATCGGTGTGGACGCCGTTATTATCTCCGACCCCGGCGTGCTGGCCCTGGCCCGGGAAATAACCCCCGGATTACCGGTGCACTTGAGCACCCAGGCCAATACCACCAACTGGATGGCCGCCCGTTTCTGGCAGGAGCAGGGAGTGTCCCGAATTGTCCTGGCCCGGGAGCTTACCCTGGATGAAATTCGGGAAATTCGCCGGCAGGTGCAGGTGCCTCTGGAAGTTTTTGTCCACGGAGCCATGTGTATCTCCTATTCCGGACGCTGCCTGTTAAGCAACTACATGACCGGGCGGGATGCCAACCGGGGGGACTGTGCCCAGGCCTGCCGCTGGCGCTATGCCCTGGTGGAAGAAAAGCGGCCGGGGGAGTACTTTCCCGTGGAGGAGGGTTCACGGGGCACCTATATTTTAAGTTCCCGGGATCTCTGTCTTTTGGAATATATTCCCCAGCTGGTGGAAGCGGGAGTTGACAGCTTAAAAATTGAGGGCCGGGTCAAAAGCGTGCATTATGTGGCCACGGTGGTAAGTGTCTACCGCCAGGCCCTGGATGCCTGCCGGGCAGATCCGGCCCGCTTTCAGGTTCAGACACGGTGGCTGGAAGAACTGGGCAAGGTCAGCCACCGGGAATACACCTCCGGTTTTTTCACCGGTACACCGGCAAAAGCAGCCCAGGGTGCGGTGGACTCCATTTACCGCCGGCCCTATACTTTTGTTGGTGTGGTACGGGATTATGACCCCGCCAGGGGACTGGCCCTGGTGGAACAACGGAACCGTTTTGCCCGGGGTGAAGAGCTGGAGGTGCTGCTCCCCGGCGGGCAGACATTTTCCTTTGTATTGACCGGTTTATACAACGAAGAAATGAGCCCCATTGATGCGGCACCCCATCCCCGGCAAAGGGTTTTTCTCTCCCTGCCCCGACCCGTTCAGCCCTGGAGCCTTTTGCGCCGCCGGGAAGAGTATAATAATTAG
- the alaS gene encoding alanine--tRNA ligase, producing the protein MTGKEIREKFLKFFEARGHRILPSASLIPTNDPSLLWTAAGMVPFKPYFTGAAKPEVRRVATCQKCLRTPDIESVGRTARHHTFFEMLGNFSFGDYFKEKAIPWAWEFTTRVLGLPEEKLWISIYLNDDEAFDIWHREVGVPAERIVRMGKDTNFWEIGVGPCGPCSEIYVDLGEERGCGSAGCGVGCDCDRYLEIWNLVFIQFFRDEAGNYTPLASKGIDTGMGLERVASVLQGVPSNFDTDLFREIMDFTAGLAGVKYGADGKTDMALKVIADHCRAVTFAISDGALPSNEGRGYVLRRLLRRAVRFGRVLGLHEPFLYQVAGAVIKQMAGAYPELPANQGHVLKIIRSEEERFGETLAQGTEILNRLVQEARAAGSTVIRGEDAFRLYDTYGFPLELTREMAAEEGLTVDEEAFARAMEEQRERARRARQETEYLSEKDAFYQVLRDKLGETRFVGYDTLEARGKVLTLLKEGRPVDKAVAGEEVEFILDVTPCYAESGGQVSDHARVSAPELEVQVLEVSRPVEGLIVHRGKVQNGVLKENDSVLVVVDGKRRRDTARNHSATHLLHKALKEVLGPHVNQAGSLVEPDRLRFDFTHYAPVSPEELHRIEEMVNQAVLENLPVQTFITSLEEAQAMGAAALFGEKYGEHVRVVKMGDFSLELCGGTHVRSTAEIGLFKLISEGSVGAGLRRVEAVTGAGALRYVRAREEQLAQIASLVKATPAEVVHRVESLVKEVKELERESEGLRARLARYEVQSLLEQVKDLDGAKFLAAKTSAPDMDSLRAMVDLLRERLGSAVILLASPAGERVNLVAAVTKDLLPRGLHAGKLVKEVASMLGGGGGGRPEMAQAGGKDASRLQEALQKAYTVAIGQLKS; encoded by the coding sequence GTGACCGGGAAGGAGATCAGGGAAAAATTTCTCAAATTTTTTGAAGCGAGGGGGCACCGCATTCTGCCCAGCGCTTCCTTGATTCCCACGAACGATCCCAGCCTTTTATGGACGGCCGCGGGAATGGTTCCCTTTAAACCTTATTTCACGGGTGCCGCCAAACCGGAGGTGCGGAGGGTAGCCACCTGCCAGAAGTGCCTGCGCACGCCGGATATTGAGTCGGTTGGCCGTACGGCCCGGCATCATACCTTCTTTGAGATGCTGGGCAATTTCTCCTTTGGGGATTATTTTAAAGAAAAGGCCATCCCCTGGGCCTGGGAGTTCACCACCAGGGTTTTGGGATTGCCGGAGGAAAAGTTGTGGATTTCCATTTACCTGAATGATGATGAGGCCTTTGACATCTGGCACCGGGAGGTGGGCGTCCCCGCCGAACGCATTGTGCGCATGGGCAAAGACACCAACTTCTGGGAAATCGGGGTTGGTCCCTGCGGTCCCTGTTCGGAGATTTACGTTGACCTGGGAGAAGAGCGGGGGTGCGGTTCCGCCGGCTGCGGGGTGGGCTGCGACTGTGACCGTTACCTGGAGATCTGGAACCTGGTGTTTATCCAGTTTTTCCGGGATGAAGCCGGGAATTATACGCCGCTGGCCAGCAAGGGTATTGATACCGGTATGGGTTTGGAGCGGGTAGCTTCCGTGTTGCAGGGAGTGCCCAGCAACTTCGATACCGACCTGTTCCGGGAAATCATGGATTTTACTGCCGGCCTGGCGGGCGTAAAATACGGTGCCGACGGCAAAACCGACATGGCTCTGAAGGTAATTGCCGATCACTGCCGGGCGGTCACTTTTGCCATTTCCGACGGGGCCCTGCCTTCCAACGAGGGGCGGGGTTATGTACTCCGGCGGCTTTTGCGCCGGGCGGTGCGTTTTGGACGGGTGCTGGGACTGCACGAACCTTTCCTTTACCAGGTGGCCGGGGCGGTGATCAAACAGATGGCCGGTGCCTATCCCGAGCTGCCGGCCAATCAAGGGCATGTGCTGAAAATAATCCGCAGTGAAGAAGAACGTTTCGGAGAAACCCTGGCCCAGGGTACGGAAATTTTGAACCGTCTGGTTCAGGAGGCCAGGGCCGCCGGCTCCACGGTCATCCGGGGAGAGGATGCCTTCCGCCTTTATGACACCTACGGTTTTCCCCTGGAGTTAACCCGGGAAATGGCTGCCGAGGAAGGGTTAACCGTGGATGAGGAGGCTTTTGCCCGGGCCATGGAGGAGCAGCGGGAAAGGGCCCGCCGCGCGCGCCAGGAAACGGAATACCTTTCCGAGAAGGACGCCTTTTATCAAGTACTGCGGGATAAGCTGGGGGAAACCCGTTTTGTGGGCTACGATACCCTGGAAGCCCGGGGTAAGGTTCTGACCCTGCTTAAAGAAGGGCGTCCGGTGGACAAGGCGGTTGCCGGTGAGGAAGTGGAATTCATCCTGGATGTGACTCCCTGTTATGCCGAATCGGGCGGGCAGGTATCCGACCACGCCCGGGTCAGCGCCCCTGAACTGGAGGTTCAGGTCCTGGAGGTTTCCCGTCCTGTTGAAGGACTCATTGTTCACCGGGGCAAAGTCCAGAACGGGGTTTTGAAGGAAAATGATAGCGTACTGGTAGTGGTTGACGGTAAGCGCCGCCGCGACACTGCCCGCAATCATTCGGCGACCCACCTGCTCCATAAGGCCTTGAAGGAAGTCCTCGGCCCCCACGTGAATCAGGCCGGTTCTTTAGTGGAACCGGATCGCCTGCGCTTTGACTTTACCCATTATGCTCCGGTGTCCCCGGAAGAACTGCACCGCATAGAGGAAATGGTAAACCAGGCGGTGCTTGAAAATCTCCCGGTCCAGACCTTCATTACCTCCCTGGAAGAGGCGCAGGCCATGGGGGCGGCTGCCCTCTTTGGCGAGAAATACGGGGAACATGTCCGCGTGGTTAAGATGGGGGACTTCAGCCTGGAACTTTGTGGCGGTACCCATGTGAGATCCACCGCTGAAATTGGGCTTTTTAAATTAATTAGCGAGGGCAGTGTGGGTGCCGGGTTGCGCCGGGTGGAGGCGGTGACCGGTGCCGGGGCGCTGCGTTATGTCCGGGCCCGGGAGGAACAGCTGGCCCAGATCGCGTCCCTGGTCAAGGCTACCCCGGCGGAAGTGGTACACCGGGTGGAGTCCCTGGTGAAGGAAGTAAAAGAACTGGAACGGGAAAGCGAAGGGTTGCGTGCCCGGCTGGCCCGTTACGAAGTGCAGAGCCTGCTGGAACAGGTGAAAGACCTGGACGGCGCCAAGTTCCTGGCCGCTAAAACCAGCGCTCCCGATATGGACAGCCTGCGGGCAATGGTGGACCTGTTGCGGGAGCGGCTTGGTTCGGCGGTAATTCTCCTGGCCAGCCCGGCAGGGGAAAGGGTCAACCTGGTGGCGGCAGTGACGAAAGATTTGCTACCCAGGGGATTACATGCCGGCAAGCTGGTTAAGGAAGTGGCTTCCATGCTTGGCGGTGGAGGCGGCGGAAGGCCGGAGATGGCTCAGGCAGGAGGCAAGGATGCCTCCCGACTCCAGGAGGCGCTGCAAAAGGCCTACACCGTGGCTATAGGACAGTTAAAGAGCTAA
- a CDS encoding peptidoglycan D,D-transpeptidase FtsI family protein yields the protein MQGRRLVILFSLFLFCFAFLLFHLAVIQLGRGSDYAFLALERETQSVLLEEYPRGEILDRRLQPLTGSFDANRVVVFPGLIRDRQAVITSLAGILGLPVEKIAPYFDGQPCYLPFSLTPGQVKAIREHQWPGVLVLPVHLRYGPTPLAAGVVGYLGRVQSREVLDALSVKSQKSYSLSDWIGQAGLEKYYEGELKATRPKSAARLFVDAAGRPIPGLGLAVDLQSVDPGRQHLVTTLDARIQRVVEEIMDRRIKKGAVVVMEPHTGDILALASRPVYDPRPGNLAKYLAPGEKGTFTDQTTALFTPGSVFKVVVAAAALAEGIVKPDSQFNCQGSLDQPVRCWYDPGHGVIGFSQAFAESCNPVFARVGLKLGARKLIDYAGRFGLDDQTVTGYPVPPDGRQNWQLVAAPHNLVNSSLGQGPVLATPVQITAMMSVIVNDGMYIQPRLVRELRNDAGQVTRSFPLGPSHRAIPASTAAQVREMLQLVTTEGVGRQAYVPGYGSAGKTGSAQVDGRGKVNAWFTGYAPLQDPRYVVTVLVQEGISGGETAAPVFREIMEKILTLPPE from the coding sequence GTGCAGGGAAGGCGCCTGGTCATCCTTTTTTCCCTTTTCCTGTTTTGCTTTGCCTTTTTGCTTTTCCACCTGGCCGTTATTCAGCTGGGCCGGGGGAGTGACTATGCCTTTTTAGCCCTGGAAAGGGAAACCCAGTCGGTACTTTTGGAAGAATATCCCCGGGGAGAAATCCTGGACAGGCGTTTACAACCCTTGACCGGCAGTTTTGATGCCAACCGGGTGGTGGTTTTCCCCGGGTTGATTCGGGACAGGCAGGCGGTCATTACCTCCCTGGCCGGGATTTTGGGGTTGCCGGTAGAAAAAATAGCCCCATATTTTGACGGACAGCCCTGTTATTTACCCTTTTCCCTAACCCCCGGCCAGGTAAAGGCCATCCGGGAGCACCAATGGCCCGGTGTTTTAGTGTTGCCGGTCCACTTGCGCTACGGTCCCACACCCCTGGCCGCCGGGGTGGTCGGTTACCTGGGACGGGTGCAGTCAAGAGAAGTGCTGGACGCCTTGAGTGTCAAAAGCCAGAAGAGCTACAGTTTGAGCGACTGGATCGGCCAGGCCGGCCTGGAAAAATATTACGAAGGTGAACTCAAGGCCACCCGGCCCAAAAGTGCCGCCCGGCTCTTCGTTGATGCCGCCGGCAGGCCCATACCGGGACTGGGCCTTGCCGTTGATCTCCAGTCGGTGGATCCGGGACGGCAACACCTGGTTACCACCCTGGACGCCAGGATCCAGCGGGTGGTGGAGGAAATAATGGATCGGCGGATAAAGAAAGGGGCAGTGGTGGTTATGGAACCCCATACCGGGGATATCCTGGCCCTGGCCAGCCGCCCCGTTTACGATCCCCGTCCCGGTAACCTGGCTAAATACCTGGCTCCAGGTGAAAAAGGGACCTTTACCGATCAGACCACGGCCCTGTTCACCCCGGGTTCGGTATTCAAGGTGGTGGTGGCCGCTGCCGCCCTGGCGGAAGGAATTGTTAAACCTGACAGCCAGTTTAATTGCCAGGGGAGTCTGGACCAGCCTGTACGCTGCTGGTATGATCCCGGTCACGGTGTCATTGGTTTTAGCCAGGCCTTTGCCGAATCCTGCAACCCGGTGTTTGCCCGGGTGGGATTAAAACTGGGGGCCAGGAAACTGATCGACTACGCCGGCCGTTTCGGGCTGGATGACCAGACAGTTACCGGTTATCCCGTACCACCCGATGGGCGTCAGAACTGGCAGCTGGTTGCCGCCCCCCACAACCTGGTCAATAGCAGTTTGGGTCAGGGGCCGGTGCTGGCCACTCCGGTACAAATTACGGCCATGATGAGTGTTATCGTTAACGACGGTATGTATATTCAACCACGTCTGGTGCGGGAGTTACGCAACGACGCCGGTCAGGTGACCCGTTCTTTCCCCCTGGGGCCCAGTCACAGGGCCATTCCCGCATCCACGGCCGCCCAGGTAAGGGAGATGTTGCAGCTGGTGACCACGGAAGGTGTTGGCCGCCAGGCCTACGTGCCGGGTTACGGCAGCGCCGGGAAGACCGGCTCTGCCCAGGTGGACGGCCGGGGTAAGGTAAATGCCTGGTTTACCGGTTATGCTCCCCTGCAAGATCCCCGTTATGTAGTGACGGTTCTGGTGCAGGAAGGGATCAGCGGGGGAGAAACGGCCGCTCCGGTGTTCCGGGAGATCATGGAGAAAATTCTCACCCTGCCGCCGGAATAA
- a CDS encoding IreB family regulatory phosphoprotein: MSRETSENTVMFKVEAEEVNQAKEILLSVYAALKEKGYNPINQLVGYLLSGDPAYITSHNNARSKIRRLERDELLEELVRSYLKDAEAI, from the coding sequence GTGAGCAGGGAAACTTCCGAAAATACCGTTATGTTCAAGGTTGAAGCGGAGGAAGTAAACCAGGCGAAGGAAATACTGCTTTCAGTGTATGCCGCGCTGAAGGAAAAGGGATACAATCCGATCAACCAGCTTGTAGGCTATTTATTATCCGGGGACCCGGCCTATATTACCAGCCACAACAATGCCCGCAGCAAAATCAGGCGGCTGGAACGGGACGAGCTGCTGGAAGAGCTGGTGAGAAGCTACTTAAAGGATGCAGAAGCTATTTAA
- a CDS encoding YtxH domain-containing protein: MKVVRMGFWRGVIAGSVLGAVIGILMAPPQRKPEQRSIFRIVRSSRPGSRTQRILRGVTSRVSDIIR, encoded by the coding sequence GTGAAGGTGGTGCGTATGGGCTTCTGGCGCGGTGTCATTGCCGGCAGTGTACTGGGAGCAGTGATCGGTATTCTCATGGCCCCCCCACAAAGAAAACCGGAGCAGAGGAGTATTTTTCGCATTGTGCGGAGCAGCCGTCCCGGGTCCAGGACACAAAGGATACTCCGGGGAGTGACCAGCAGAGTCAGCGATATTATCCGCTAA
- a CDS encoding VanW family protein, which translates to MRRTYLVIVGFITGIFLAVGAVGATSVYGREQVVPGVRVAGIDLSGMDREACRRVLASLEEKLNTTPVVFHYRDRTWTFSPPEIGLRLDTQAILTGALQAGRDAQWWLQWYRQWKIKKEGYELPLMVVLSRQKFNQKLNALAGEIATPPRDAAFRVLPDDRIEIVPGHDGMKVDEERAYRDLLSALSAGKKPEIQLNMVHVKPQTTTEEVQAMGLKGLLSSYTTSFDASYTDRAYNIRVAAAALDGLLVPPGQEVSFNKVVGPRSSEAGYKNAKVIVNNQLVDGLGGGVCQVSSTLYNAVLLANLEVLERTNHSLPVPYVPVGRDATVVYGAIDFRFRNNTESYIYIRSAVNGGRLTFKIYGNTDYKVPVEIHTRITEVLEPKVVREPDPNLERGEQVVKQKGVRGYRVVTERVVRENGQLYTERLPGSFYKPVNQVVAIGTREPSTGPVVPPPSSGQKPPPDKKPPAAGDSPGKTPADEEDVKPREETPEPANGEDMAPPERQSPEGNGSVPEVVYPAGSP; encoded by the coding sequence ATGAGGAGGACTTATCTTGTCATAGTCGGCTTTATCACCGGTATTTTTCTGGCGGTTGGCGCCGTTGGTGCTACCTCTGTTTACGGCCGTGAGCAGGTTGTTCCCGGCGTCCGGGTAGCCGGAATAGACCTGTCCGGTATGGACAGGGAAGCGTGCCGGCGGGTCCTGGCTTCCCTGGAGGAAAAGCTAAATACCACGCCGGTTGTTTTTCATTACCGGGACCGTACCTGGACCTTTTCTCCACCGGAAATTGGTTTGCGTCTGGACACGCAGGCCATATTAACCGGGGCCCTGCAGGCCGGCCGGGATGCACAATGGTGGTTGCAGTGGTACAGGCAGTGGAAAATCAAGAAGGAAGGTTACGAGCTTCCTCTGATGGTGGTTCTCAGCCGGCAGAAATTCAATCAAAAACTCAACGCCCTGGCCGGAGAAATCGCCACCCCGCCCCGGGACGCCGCCTTTCGGGTTCTGCCCGATGACCGCATTGAAATTGTCCCGGGCCACGACGGGATGAAAGTGGATGAAGAACGGGCCTACCGGGATTTGCTCTCCGCCCTTTCCGCCGGTAAAAAACCGGAAATTCAACTTAACATGGTGCATGTGAAGCCCCAGACCACCACGGAAGAGGTCCAGGCTATGGGGCTTAAAGGTCTTCTATCTTCCTATACCACCAGTTTTGATGCTTCCTATACAGACCGGGCTTATAATATCCGGGTGGCCGCGGCGGCCCTTGATGGATTGCTCGTCCCGCCGGGGCAGGAAGTTTCCTTTAATAAGGTAGTTGGACCCAGGAGTTCCGAAGCCGGATATAAAAACGCCAAGGTGATTGTCAACAACCAGCTGGTGGATGGCCTTGGGGGAGGTGTGTGCCAGGTAAGCAGCACACTGTACAATGCAGTCTTGCTGGCGAACCTGGAGGTGCTGGAGCGTACCAACCATTCCCTGCCCGTCCCCTATGTTCCCGTCGGCCGGGATGCGACGGTGGTTTACGGGGCCATTGATTTTCGCTTCCGCAATAATACTGAAAGTTATATTTATATCCGTTCTGCCGTTAACGGAGGCCGGCTAACTTTTAAAATTTACGGAAATACAGATTACAAGGTGCCGGTGGAAATCCACACCCGGATAACGGAGGTTCTGGAGCCAAAAGTTGTGCGGGAGCCCGACCCCAATCTGGAGCGGGGAGAGCAGGTGGTCAAGCAAAAGGGTGTCCGGGGGTACCGGGTAGTAACCGAGCGTGTGGTGAGGGAAAACGGCCAGCTGTATACTGAACGGCTCCCGGGTAGTTTTTATAAGCCGGTGAACCAGGTGGTGGCTATAGGCACCAGGGAACCGAGTACCGGACCGGTGGTTCCCCCGCCTTCATCCGGCCAGAAACCACCGCCGGATAAAAAGCCACCGGCTGCGGGTGATTCCCCCGGAAAAACACCTGCGGACGAGGAGGATGTAAAACCTCGGGAAGAAACGCCGGAGCCAGCCAATGGTGAAGATATGGCTCCACCGGAACGACAATCCCCCGAGGGTAATGGTAGCGTGCCCGAGGTAGTCTACCCCGCCGGTTCTCCGTAA
- a CDS encoding DUF1292 domain-containing protein, producing MPEQELELEEVITLVDEDGQEQDFEVIDIVHLEGSKYAILLPLEETGDDEGENEGDDEGEAIILKFEKDEDGNEILVDIEDDEEWEKVADYWEEMIAGEDS from the coding sequence ATGCCCGAACAGGAGCTGGAACTGGAAGAGGTAATCACACTGGTGGATGAAGACGGCCAGGAGCAGGATTTTGAGGTTATCGATATCGTACATTTGGAGGGCTCCAAATACGCCATTTTGCTCCCCCTGGAGGAAACTGGTGACGATGAGGGGGAAAATGAAGGGGATGATGAGGGCGAGGCCATTATCCTGAAGTTTGAAAAGGATGAGGACGGCAACGAAATCCTGGTCGATATTGAAGATGACGAGGAGTGGGAAAAGGTAGCCGATTACTGGGAGGAAATGATAGCCGGTGAGGATTCCTGA
- a CDS encoding aldo/keto reductase, producing the protein MEYRILGQTGIKVSRLCFGALTVGPLQAALPVDKGAAVIRRALEAGVNFIDTAEYYQTYPYIYEATRGWAGEVVVASKSYAYTWQGMRQSLEEALRALHREYIDIFLLHEQESALTIRGHWEAVEYLLKARKEGLVRAIGISTHSVEGVRAAARIAEFDIIHPIINIAGIGIQGGTREDMLAAIAEAASFGKGIYGMKALGGGHLIPRAQEALAFVLGIPQLASVAVGMRTVAEVDFNVAVFSGMPVPSGLWARVGRQKRRLHIEDWCSGCGRCVERCGAGALFLTGGRAAVDPLKCRLCGYCGAVCSDFCIKVI; encoded by the coding sequence TTGGAGTACCGGATACTGGGTCAAACGGGGATAAAAGTGTCCCGCCTTTGTTTCGGTGCCCTTACAGTTGGTCCACTGCAGGCCGCCCTCCCGGTGGATAAGGGGGCAGCGGTGATCCGCCGGGCACTGGAAGCAGGTGTGAATTTTATTGATACAGCAGAGTATTACCAGACTTACCCATATATTTATGAAGCCACCAGGGGCTGGGCGGGAGAAGTAGTGGTTGCCTCCAAGTCCTATGCTTATACCTGGCAGGGGATGCGGCAAAGCCTGGAAGAGGCATTGAGGGCCCTTCACCGGGAATATATCGATATTTTTCTCCTCCACGAGCAGGAATCGGCCCTGACCATCCGGGGGCACTGGGAAGCGGTGGAGTATCTATTAAAGGCCAGAAAAGAAGGATTGGTAAGGGCCATCGGCATCTCCACCCACAGTGTGGAGGGTGTACGGGCGGCGGCCCGCATAGCTGAATTTGATATCATACATCCAATTATCAATATAGCCGGGATTGGCATTCAGGGAGGAACCAGAGAGGATATGCTGGCAGCCATTGCCGAGGCCGCCAGCTTTGGCAAGGGTATATACGGCATGAAGGCTTTAGGGGGGGGGCATCTCATACCCAGGGCGCAGGAAGCGCTTGCCTTTGTCCTTGGCATTCCCCAGCTGGCCAGTGTGGCCGTGGGAATGCGGACCGTGGCGGAAGTGGATTTCAACGTGGCAGTTTTCAGCGGGATGCCGGTTCCATCCGGGCTCTGGGCCAGGGTGGGGCGTCAAAAACGCCGTTTACATATTGAGGATTGGTGCAGTGGCTGCGGGCGCTGCGTGGAAAGGTGCGGGGCGGGGGCGCTGTTCCTGACTGGCGGGCGGGCGGCGGTTGATCCTTTAAAGTGCCGCTTATGTGGCTATTGTGGCGCAGTTTGTTCGGACTTCTGCATCAAGGTGATCTGA
- the mltG gene encoding endolytic transglycosylase MltG gives MKNLQSVFKQKEKKRLLAGGIVLLGLFVLIYTLGMLSPVASGQGQTVNITIPRSASSSNIGHILHEQGLVQSAWFFNFYTRLKGVDGKLKAGRYTFHTAQSLPEIVNELVKGPADDHVFTVPEGFTLKQIAELLEREGLVTRQDFLAAAAGDRFDYPFLQGLPPGPNRLEGYLFPDTYRVGSNTSAHEVIDLMLSRFDQKLKEMDYYRKVKAAGLTLHQAVIIASMVEREARVDRERPLIAGVIFNRLKLNMPLQVDATVQYALGSHRAKLYYKDLEVDSPYNTYLIRGLPPGPIACPGEASLLAAVQPAKTSYLYYVARPDGTHAFANTLDEHNANKRKYIR, from the coding sequence ATGAAAAACTTGCAAAGTGTCTTCAAACAAAAGGAAAAAAAGCGGTTGCTGGCCGGAGGTATAGTCCTTTTGGGGCTTTTTGTACTCATTTACACTTTGGGAATGCTTTCCCCGGTGGCCTCCGGCCAGGGTCAAACCGTAAACATAACCATTCCCCGATCTGCTTCCAGCAGTAACATCGGACATATTCTTCATGAACAGGGACTGGTGCAAAGTGCCTGGTTTTTTAACTTTTATACCCGTCTTAAAGGGGTGGACGGGAAGCTCAAGGCGGGTCGTTATACTTTCCATACTGCCCAGTCCCTGCCCGAAATTGTCAACGAACTGGTTAAAGGACCGGCCGACGACCATGTTTTCACCGTTCCCGAGGGATTTACCTTAAAACAGATAGCGGAACTGCTGGAAAGGGAGGGGCTGGTAACCCGGCAGGACTTCCTGGCTGCTGCCGCCGGGGACAGGTTTGACTACCCCTTTTTACAGGGGCTCCCCCCGGGGCCCAACCGGCTGGAGGGGTATCTATTTCCTGATACCTACCGGGTGGGAAGCAACACCAGCGCCCATGAAGTCATCGACCTCATGTTATCCCGTTTTGACCAGAAGTTAAAAGAAATGGATTATTACCGGAAGGTAAAGGCAGCCGGCTTAACCCTGCACCAGGCGGTGATCATAGCTTCCATGGTGGAACGGGAGGCCCGGGTGGATCGGGAACGCCCGTTAATAGCCGGCGTTATTTTTAACCGCTTAAAGTTGAACATGCCTTTACAGGTCGATGCCACGGTACAGTATGCCCTGGGCAGTCACAGGGCAAAACTGTACTATAAGGATCTGGAGGTGGATTCCCCCTATAACACATACCTGATCAGGGGTCTTCCTCCAGGCCCCATAGCCTGTCCGGGGGAAGCCTCCCTGCTGGCCGCCGTGCAGCCGGCCAAGACCAGTTACCTGTATTATGTGGCCAGACCTGACGGTACCCATGCTTTTGCCAATACCCTGGACGAGCATAACGCCAATAAGCGAAAATACATACGCTAA